In Flavobacterium cerinum, one genomic interval encodes:
- a CDS encoding pseudouridine synthase — protein sequence MNNGKGNNRKGASNGKPSFGPKKSNAAGGSNFKRDEKKNNFSKPKPAFDKKPKAPKAAASDDIRLNKYISNSGVCSRRDADIYIQSGNVKVNGEVITEMGYKVKPGDVVNFDGVLIIPEKKEYILLNKPKGFTTAGDGDGNTTNVLDLVRNATKAKLQAVGRMDKSTTGLLLFTNDSDMARKFTSPNQRSSKVYQVTLDKNLKFEDLEKIQKGLTIDNFRVYVEEISYIENEPKSEIGLKMKTSNVKVVRSIFEHLEYDVIKVDRVVFAGLTKKNLPRGNWRFLTDQEIINLKNI from the coding sequence ATGAATAACGGAAAAGGAAATAACAGAAAAGGGGCTTCTAACGGTAAACCGAGCTTCGGGCCAAAGAAGTCAAATGCAGCGGGTGGCTCTAATTTTAAGAGAGACGAGAAGAAAAATAATTTTTCAAAACCGAAACCGGCGTTTGATAAAAAGCCAAAAGCACCAAAAGCAGCCGCTTCAGATGATATCCGTCTGAATAAATATATTTCTAATTCCGGAGTTTGTTCCCGTAGAGATGCGGATATCTATATCCAGTCCGGTAACGTAAAAGTAAACGGTGAGGTAATTACAGAAATGGGATACAAAGTAAAACCCGGAGATGTGGTTAACTTTGACGGAGTGCTGATTATACCGGAGAAAAAAGAATATATCCTTTTAAATAAACCAAAAGGATTTACTACTGCCGGCGATGGCGATGGAAATACAACGAATGTTTTGGATTTGGTTCGCAATGCGACAAAAGCAAAATTACAAGCGGTAGGACGTATGGATAAATCAACAACCGGTTTGTTGCTTTTTACAAACGATTCCGATATGGCGCGTAAATTTACGTCACCAAACCAACGTTCTTCTAAAGTGTATCAGGTAACGCTGGATAAAAATCTGAAGTTTGAAGATCTGGAAAAAATCCAAAAAGGACTTACGATTGATAATTTTAGAGTGTATGTAGAGGAAATTTCATACATCGAAAACGAACCTAAAAGTGAAATCGGTTTAAAAATGAAAACATCTAACGTAAAAGTGGTACGTTCTATTTTTGAACATTTGGAATACGATGTAATTAAAGTAGACCGTGTTGTTTTTGCCGGACTGACGAAGAAAAATCTTCCGAGAGGAAACTGGCGTTTTCTGACCGATCAGGAAATAATCAACCTAAAAAATATATAA
- a CDS encoding nuclear transport factor 2 family protein, which translates to MMTPEALQSIAFRWFEAFNTKQLEKLLSLYDDEAQHFSPKLKIHQPETKGLVVGKDAMRAWWQDAFDRLPSLNYKVTSLTANSDRVFMEYIRKVDGEDDMLVAEVLDVKNGKIIASRVYHG; encoded by the coding sequence ATGATGACACCAGAAGCATTACAATCAATTGCTTTCCGTTGGTTTGAAGCATTTAATACCAAACAACTGGAAAAATTACTGTCGCTTTACGATGATGAAGCGCAACATTTTAGTCCGAAATTAAAAATCCACCAACCGGAAACAAAAGGGCTGGTAGTTGGAAAAGACGCCATGAGAGCCTGGTGGCAAGATGCTTTTGATCGTTTACCGAGTTTGAATTATAAAGTAACATCTTTAACGGCTAATTCAGATCGCGTGTTTATGGAATATATCCGTAAAGTTGACGGAGAAGATGATATGCTGGTTGCGGAAGTTCTGGATGTGAAAAACGGAAAAATAATTGCCTCACGTGTGTACCACGGATAA
- a CDS encoding flavin monoamine oxidase family protein, whose product MNKNTPLNSGMAPDLKIEVAIIGAGTSGLYTAYRLVSDKKFKADQVQIFDLNDRLGGRLESVIMPGMNFWGELGGMRYLTSQEIVTTLIEGYPLSEPDPEKRKQVLVDKMTPVPFPMGDPSKLLMYLRKERFKQDAWNVAQDQGQKLTTRYYLNNDDLGFSSDQLFNKIIYDVLMADPWFRENYSDYVKKTSEYDYSFEITSRQWDDIKPKLRYHFKHSPYAGRKVNDIGFWNLIKDQVSQEGYTFLANAGGYYSNTINWNSAEAFPYMVGDFSEGTIYKTIEEGFDSIAYAIANTYMDNPGACIWSENKLITFTKEHPFSDTHKYELTFLNLKTNRQWKVYANNIVLAMPRKSLELLDQENFFFNINEDSTINNNIRSVIMEPAFKILMGFPYPWWKQLGIDSGHSITDLPMRQCYYFGTDPETENSMLLGSYGDMETETFWKALSDDKILFEVKPANSASLKELHELDSVQATKMMVNEVMNQLRELHGKDVEIPEPYVTYFRDWSDDPFGAGYHAWKAGYEVKDVMPYMRQPKATEQIHICGEAYSDQQGWVEGALCEAEKMLETHFGLTRPIWLNPTYYLGW is encoded by the coding sequence ATGAATAAAAACACACCTCTAAATTCGGGTATGGCACCCGATTTAAAAATTGAAGTCGCTATTATCGGTGCCGGTACTTCCGGATTATACACGGCTTATCGACTGGTAAGCGATAAAAAATTCAAAGCAGATCAGGTTCAGATTTTTGATTTGAATGATCGTTTAGGCGGCCGACTGGAATCGGTTATTATGCCCGGTATGAATTTCTGGGGCGAACTGGGTGGTATGCGTTACCTTACTTCTCAGGAAATCGTAACTACACTTATCGAAGGTTATCCGTTATCCGAACCGGATCCTGAAAAACGCAAACAAGTATTAGTCGACAAAATGACACCGGTTCCGTTTCCGATGGGTGATCCTTCAAAATTATTGATGTATTTACGGAAAGAGCGCTTTAAACAAGATGCCTGGAATGTAGCACAGGATCAAGGTCAAAAGTTAACTACCCGTTATTATCTCAATAATGATGATCTCGGATTTAGTTCGGATCAATTGTTCAATAAGATTATTTATGACGTTCTGATGGCCGATCCGTGGTTCCGGGAAAATTATTCGGATTATGTCAAAAAAACATCCGAATACGATTATTCTTTCGAAATCACCAGTCGACAGTGGGACGATATCAAGCCAAAATTGCGTTATCACTTCAAGCATTCCCCTTATGCCGGCCGTAAAGTAAACGATATCGGTTTTTGGAATTTGATCAAAGATCAGGTTTCACAGGAAGGTTATACATTTCTTGCCAATGCCGGCGGATACTATTCAAACACCATTAACTGGAACTCCGCTGAAGCTTTTCCATATATGGTAGGCGACTTTTCAGAAGGAACGATTTACAAAACAATCGAAGAAGGATTTGACAGTATAGCTTATGCCATTGCCAACACTTACATGGACAATCCGGGTGCTTGTATTTGGTCAGAAAACAAATTAATTACTTTTACCAAAGAGCATCCGTTTAGCGATACACACAAATATGAACTGACTTTCTTAAACCTGAAAACCAACAGACAATGGAAAGTCTACGCAAATAACATTGTTCTGGCAATGCCTCGTAAATCGTTAGAATTGCTGGATCAGGAAAATTTCTTTTTTAATATAAATGAAGACAGCACGATAAACAACAACATCCGTTCTGTAATTATGGAACCGGCTTTTAAAATCCTGATGGGATTCCCTTACCCGTGGTGGAAGCAATTAGGAATCGATTCCGGTCATTCCATAACCGATTTACCGATGCGTCAATGTTATTATTTCGGCACTGATCCGGAAACGGAAAACTCCATGCTATTGGGCAGTTACGGTGATATGGAAACGGAAACTTTCTGGAAAGCACTTTCAGACGATAAGATATTGTTTGAAGTTAAGCCGGCCAATTCTGCTTCGTTAAAAGAATTACACGAATTAGACAGTGTACAGGCTACTAAAATGATGGTTAATGAAGTAATGAATCAATTGCGTGAATTACACGGAAAAGACGTAGAAATTCCGGAACCTTATGTTACCTATTTCCGGGATTGGTCAGACGATCCGTTTGGTGCCGGTTATCACGCCTGGAAAGCCGGATATGAAGTTAAAGATGTTATGCCGTATATGCGCCAACCGAAAGCAACCGAACAAATTCATATTTGCGGTGAAGCTTATTCCGATCAGCAAGGTTGGGTAGAAGGTGCTTTATGTGAAGCTGAAAAAATGTTGGAAACGCATTTCGGATTAACACGTCCGATATGGTTAAATCCAACGTATTATTTAGGTTGGTAA
- a CDS encoding AsmA family protein, whose amino-acid sequence MKYSPKNIILKTLKIIGITVGSILLLLFLIPLLFPGTIAEQVKKAANEKLDGELNFKETHLSFYKHFPSLTVSLDEFSLKGSAPYRNDTLVAAKEVAFGINLKRLIFDNQVSIDEIYLSNGLANIMVDEHGHANYNVYISNAPKTTSDTASASIRLDRIEIKNVHLKYNDLSAKLAIDAKDFNYIGKGDLDKAIFDLTTKARIGSLDFAFDGETYLKNKVVNADLLTRINTNSLSFVFRQNNLKINKLPVKFIGKLDFLKDGYDIDIHVETKDSKLNDLFTAMPPAYVTWLEKTKVQGQTDVLFTFKGIYNASQNKKPDLGLSVNIRDGFIAYKDTPFPTSNIYLKLNTRLPSLNPDLLEINMDSIHFNVGKDFMKGKLYSKGMKQITLDTDMKAKLDLEKLNRALGLEKIELKGLLTTSIKAKGDYDASQKKFPVTDGFLAVQSGRLKTPYYPNPIDSIRINARINNTSGNYKDLKVKVTPASFHFEGNPVFVAADLSNFDDLAYAVKAKGEIDVAKVYKVFKQEGLDVKGYIKADLFLQGRQSYATTGQYGKMNNKGTLVLRDIAAKSQFFPKPFLIKEGLFKFDRDKMFFNGFKAGYGQSDFNLNGQLQNVINYVLSDKSVLSGNFTVNSDFLNINEFMAYNPDGVKSNNSKVNAKKTKPKEPTGVVVVPTNLNVSVVANAKRIDYDGLVLNDMSGKAMVKKGKIMLRNAGVGIIGSRMTLDGVYDDVSADKANFNLRYRAKDFDVNRAYREVKLFRDLMTSAENAEGIIGVDYHLRGVLDQNMQPIMPSLKGDGVVKVKKVKIKGLKLFSAISKKTGSDGIDNPDLSEVEINSMIKNNVITIDETLIKVALFRLKFKGQTNFAGQMNLRMRLGLPPFGLIGIPVVITGNKDNPKIKVFSKTGEEVQETEYKGTPAPQSPPETEPKQPATTPDKPKE is encoded by the coding sequence ATGAAATACTCTCCTAAAAATATAATCCTCAAGACACTTAAGATTATCGGAATTACGGTAGGTAGCATTTTGTTACTATTGTTTTTGATCCCGTTACTTTTTCCGGGAACTATTGCCGAACAAGTAAAAAAGGCGGCCAATGAAAAGTTAGACGGTGAACTAAACTTTAAAGAAACACATCTTTCATTTTATAAACATTTTCCGTCATTGACCGTTTCGCTGGATGAATTTTCCTTAAAGGGTTCTGCGCCTTATCGTAACGATACGTTGGTAGCGGCAAAAGAGGTTGCTTTCGGGATCAATCTGAAACGACTTATTTTTGATAATCAGGTGAGTATCGATGAAATTTACTTGTCAAATGGTCTGGCCAATATTATGGTAGACGAACACGGACATGCGAATTATAATGTTTATATATCGAATGCACCGAAAACAACTTCCGATACGGCTTCGGCTTCGATTCGCTTGGATCGGATTGAAATTAAAAACGTTCACTTAAAATACAATGACCTTTCGGCTAAATTAGCGATCGATGCAAAAGATTTTAACTACATCGGTAAAGGAGATTTGGATAAAGCTATTTTCGATTTGACGACTAAAGCGCGAATCGGATCTTTGGATTTTGCTTTTGACGGAGAAACGTATCTGAAAAATAAAGTGGTTAATGCCGATTTGCTAACGCGAATCAATACCAATTCCCTGTCCTTTGTATTCCGTCAGAATAACCTGAAAATTAATAAGCTTCCGGTGAAGTTTATCGGAAAACTGGACTTCCTTAAAGACGGATATGATATCGATATCCATGTGGAAACAAAAGACAGTAAACTGAACGATTTATTCACGGCCATGCCGCCGGCTTATGTAACCTGGCTGGAAAAAACCAAAGTACAAGGGCAAACGGATGTCCTGTTTACGTTTAAAGGAATTTATAATGCCTCTCAGAACAAAAAACCGGATTTAGGACTGTCTGTAAATATTCGCGATGGATTTATTGCGTATAAAGACACACCATTCCCGACTTCCAATATTTACCTGAAATTGAATACCCGATTACCGTCCTTAAATCCGGATTTACTGGAAATCAACATGGATTCAATCCACTTTAATGTCGGAAAAGATTTTATGAAAGGAAAGTTGTATTCGAAAGGAATGAAACAGATTACTCTCGATACGGATATGAAAGCCAAATTGGATTTGGAAAAACTGAACCGGGCATTGGGACTTGAAAAAATTGAATTAAAAGGATTATTGACCACCAGCATTAAGGCAAAAGGAGACTATGATGCGTCACAAAAGAAATTTCCGGTTACCGATGGTTTTCTGGCGGTTCAGAGCGGAAGGTTAAAAACACCTTACTATCCGAATCCGATTGATTCAATACGGATCAATGCAAGAATCAATAATACGTCCGGAAATTATAAAGATCTGAAGGTTAAAGTGACACCGGCTTCATTCCATTTTGAAGGAAATCCGGTATTTGTAGCAGCTGATTTATCGAATTTTGATGATTTGGCCTATGCGGTTAAAGCTAAAGGTGAAATTGATGTGGCCAAAGTATATAAAGTATTCAAACAGGAAGGTTTGGACGTAAAAGGGTATATTAAAGCGGATCTGTTTTTACAAGGCAGACAAAGTTATGCAACGACTGGTCAATATGGTAAAATGAACAACAAAGGAACATTGGTTCTAAGAGATATTGCCGCCAAATCGCAATTTTTCCCGAAACCATTCCTGATCAAAGAAGGACTGTTTAAGTTTGATCGCGATAAAATGTTTTTTAACGGGTTTAAAGCCGGTTACGGACAATCGGATTTCAACTTAAACGGACAATTGCAAAATGTGATCAATTACGTGCTTAGTGATAAAAGCGTGCTTTCCGGAAATTTTACAGTTAACTCTGATTTCTTAAATATCAATGAGTTTATGGCGTATAATCCGGATGGCGTAAAAAGTAATAATTCAAAAGTTAATGCGAAAAAAACAAAGCCGAAAGAACCAACGGGTGTAGTCGTGGTTCCGACAAACTTAAATGTTTCGGTTGTGGCCAATGCTAAAAGAATTGATTACGATGGTTTAGTATTAAATGATATGTCCGGTAAAGCAATGGTCAAAAAAGGAAAGATCATGTTGCGAAATGCAGGAGTCGGTATTATCGGAAGCCGAATGACATTAGATGGTGTATACGACGATGTGAGTGCGGATAAAGCGAATTTTAATTTGCGTTACCGCGCAAAAGATTTTGATGTAAACCGTGCTTACCGTGAGGTGAAATTGTTCCGGGATTTAATGACATCTGCTGAAAATGCAGAAGGAATTATCGGAGTGGATTATCATCTGAGAGGTGTATTGGATCAAAATATGCAACCGATTATGCCGTCGTTAAAAGGAGATGGTGTGGTAAAGGTGAAAAAAGTAAAAATAAAAGGATTGAAATTGTTTTCGGCGATCAGTAAAAAAACAGGATCTGACGGAATTGATAATCCGGATTTGAGTGAAGTGGAAATTAATTCGATGATTAAAAATAATGTCATTACAATTGATGAAACACTGATCAAGGTAGCGTTATTCCGATTGAAATTTAAAGGACAGACCAATTTTGCAGGTCAGATGAATCTGAGAATGCGTTTAGGATTACCGCCGTTCGGATTGATCGGGATTCCGGTTGTGATTACAGGAAATAAAGACAATCCGAAAATTAAAGTATTCAGTAAAACCGGTGAGGAGGTTCAGGAAACGGAATATAAAGGGACACCGGCACCGCAATCACCTCCGGAAACAGAACCGAAACAACCGGCAACTACTCCGGATAAACCAAAAGAATAA
- a CDS encoding FAD-dependent oxidoreductase — protein sequence METISEIVYDVIVIGGGPMGLSAAYYLGKREAKTLVLEQFTFANQQGSSAGVSRQFRIPYPEEYMVQMALDSIPYWDELQSHTTTELLDKVGTLWFGDPTVHSTEGNIAEAEKALDALNVPYTTLTAKEIEAQYNFKNLPETYTGLFQADGASINFKATIETLLELCQKNPAITLEEQSPVTNITQKGRIFHLSTPNGYYAAKKIIIAPGPYINSVINLLDFTIEATYWNMASAYFKKTDPKVQYPTWFVFQNPEGENGNQFYGFPEVDWDHPEYIRVAPDFVIEPLEEPYDRSFIPNEQELDYTSEWVQKHMKGLAPEPLFTSTCLIALSKIPNKELIIDFAPTYVPNHKDIVVYATGWAAKFTPLLGKILADMALDGKSSYDISHFQMGYQFFRPL from the coding sequence ATGGAGACTATTTCAGAAATCGTTTACGATGTGATCGTAATCGGAGGAGGCCCAATGGGATTATCCGCTGCCTATTATTTAGGCAAAAGGGAAGCCAAAACACTCGTTTTAGAACAATTTACTTTCGCCAATCAACAAGGAAGTTCCGCCGGTGTTTCCCGACAATTCCGCATTCCGTATCCGGAAGAATACATGGTTCAGATGGCACTAGATTCAATTCCTTATTGGGATGAACTGCAAAGTCATACAACAACCGAATTACTGGATAAAGTAGGAACATTATGGTTTGGCGATCCAACCGTTCATTCCACCGAAGGTAATATCGCTGAAGCCGAAAAAGCATTAGATGCATTAAATGTTCCGTATACAACATTAACCGCCAAAGAAATCGAGGCACAATACAACTTTAAAAATTTACCCGAGACTTATACCGGACTTTTTCAGGCCGATGGTGCGAGTATTAACTTTAAAGCAACAATCGAAACGTTACTTGAGCTTTGCCAAAAAAATCCGGCTATTACCCTAGAGGAACAATCACCGGTTACTAATATTACTCAAAAGGGTAGAATATTTCATTTAAGCACTCCGAACGGTTATTATGCCGCTAAAAAAATCATCATAGCGCCCGGTCCTTATATTAATAGCGTAATCAACTTATTGGATTTTACAATTGAAGCGACCTATTGGAATATGGCTTCCGCTTACTTTAAAAAAACGGATCCCAAAGTACAATATCCTACCTGGTTTGTATTTCAGAATCCTGAAGGTGAAAACGGCAACCAGTTTTACGGATTTCCTGAAGTAGATTGGGATCATCCGGAATACATCAGAGTGGCTCCTGATTTTGTAATCGAACCATTGGAAGAACCATACGACCGTTCGTTTATCCCTAACGAACAAGAGCTGGATTACACTTCCGAATGGGTCCAAAAACACATGAAGGGATTGGCTCCGGAACCGCTTTTTACTTCCACTTGTCTGATCGCATTAAGCAAAATCCCTAACAAAGAATTGATCATTGATTTTGCACCTACTTATGTTCCGAATCACAAAGATATTGTTGTATACGCTACCGGATGGGCTGCAAAATTTACACCGCTATTAGGAAAAATATTAGCGGATATGGCACTGGACGGAAAATCATCTTACGATATCTCACATTTCCAAATGGGCTACCAATTCTTTCGCCCACTTTAA
- a CDS encoding RNA polymerase sigma factor, whose product MTTFNWNEIYIKTSPKLLGICRRYIKDIATAEDIIQDSFIVAIQKENTLKDANALNGWLSRIVINMAIHHLKETKKINFSTDQDCEIADSTTLMNTLEIDTKSILLTSDLEKNDILEAIDRLPEHHKSVFNMYVIDQFSHGEISKILNISIGTSKSHLSRARKAIQSFLLEKVQEKPVDKKKKRRIAFLLFLGFGNQMFANYCKKQFQDFEIQPQKKAAFNSKNPQIPNHFIGLTKTVSASKVIAASIVLSGIIGLILFAYTYTPKDIPQQGESKTNTKSVPDIIASQPIVTASDSVKNKTVITSKPNKTQTVSIQEKAVTLTNEPVKTTTNPTVATLKDSIKEEPQKVVVIKKQIVKKDTIYVTR is encoded by the coding sequence ATGACAACCTTTAACTGGAATGAAATTTACATCAAGACATCCCCAAAATTACTGGGGATTTGTCGCAGGTATATAAAAGATATTGCCACTGCTGAAGACATTATCCAGGATTCCTTTATTGTGGCCATTCAAAAGGAAAACACACTTAAAGATGCAAATGCTTTAAATGGCTGGTTAAGCCGAATTGTGATAAACATGGCGATCCATCATTTAAAAGAAACCAAAAAAATAAACTTCTCAACTGATCAAGACTGTGAAATTGCTGATTCAACTACGCTTATGAATACCTTAGAAATAGATACTAAAAGCATACTTCTGACTTCCGATTTAGAGAAGAACGACATATTAGAGGCGATAGACCGATTACCGGAACATCATAAATCCGTTTTTAACATGTATGTTATTGATCAGTTTTCTCATGGCGAAATCAGTAAAATACTCAATATCTCAATCGGAACTTCAAAATCCCATTTATCCAGAGCCCGAAAAGCTATTCAGTCATTTTTACTGGAAAAGGTACAGGAAAAACCGGTTGACAAGAAAAAGAAACGTCGCATCGCTTTTTTACTTTTCTTAGGATTCGGAAATCAGATGTTTGCTAATTATTGCAAAAAACAATTTCAGGATTTTGAAATTCAGCCGCAAAAAAAAGCAGCATTCAATTCAAAGAACCCGCAAATTCCAAATCATTTTATTGGCTTAACCAAAACCGTTTCTGCGTCAAAAGTTATAGCCGCAAGCATCGTTTTATCCGGCATAATCGGACTTATCTTATTTGCTTACACCTACACCCCTAAAGATATTCCACAGCAAGGAGAATCAAAAACGAATACAAAATCAGTTCCTGATATTATTGCCAGTCAACCGATTGTAACCGCATCCGATTCTGTAAAAAACAAAACGGTAATCACATCAAAACCCAATAAAACCCAAACGGTTTCCATTCAGGAAAAAGCAGTCACTTTAACGAATGAACCTGTCAAAACTACTACAAACCCAACTGTTGCAACACTAAAAGATTCTATAAAAGAAGAACCTCAAAAAGTGGTTGTCATCAAAAAACAGATTGTTAAAAAAGATACTATTTATGTTACGCGATAA
- a CDS encoding Panacea domain-containing protein — MKLIKLVYIAHGWYLGITDKALIDENPEAWKYGPVIPSLYHQYKSYGNAPIEKHNGTSALDNNEDEKFLDRIWEVYGKYNGIELSAKTHQEDSPWSRVWNTIKNNDFFSLQIPEIFIKEHYKSLLKQNQRKKAV, encoded by the coding sequence ATGAAGCTAATTAAATTAGTTTACATTGCTCATGGTTGGTATTTAGGGATTACAGATAAAGCATTAATAGATGAAAATCCTGAAGCATGGAAATACGGCCCGGTAATTCCCAGTCTCTATCATCAATACAAAAGCTATGGAAATGCTCCAATAGAAAAACATAACGGAACATCCGCTTTAGACAATAATGAAGATGAAAAATTTCTGGATAGAATATGGGAAGTGTACGGAAAATACAACGGTATCGAATTAAGTGCAAAAACGCATCAGGAAGACTCTCCCTGGTCCAGAGTTTGGAATACAATAAAAAACAATGATTTTTTTTCGTTACAGATTCCTGAAATTTTTATAAAAGAGCACTACAAAAGTCTTCTCAAACAAAATCAGAGAAAAAAAGCTGTATAA
- a CDS encoding M3 family metallopeptidase: protein MITKTVLILTTVGMSLISGNEDKSKRNGDPTNPLLATYNTPYEVPPFHLIKNEHFKPALLEGIKIHQQEIDAIANNPAKPTFDNTILALENSGQLLNRVATVFGNLSSANTNDQLQAIAQEMAPISSKHNDNIYLNEKLFARVKAVWDARKTLKLTPEQSRLLEKKYKAFVRSGANLSETDKEKLRKINSDLSLLSLKFGNNILKENNAYELVIDKKADLAGLPDELILAAAAKAKASGKDGKWVFTLSNSSVMPFLQYASNRELRKQIWTAYQNRGNNNNELDNKQNVIQMANLRGEKARLLGYKNHAAYVLEESMAKTPEKATELLNKLWKPALEKAKLETADIKKMMVADGISEDVQPYDWRYYAEKIRKERYNLDEQEVKPYFSIENVQKGIFKVTENLYGLKFEELKDVPKYHEDVTVWKVLEKDGTQVGTLYMDFYSRSSKNGGAWMTSYRAQKMENGKRIPPVISIVCNYSKPIGNTPTLLTFDETTTFFHEFGHALHGLLSNVNYQSMAGTSVPRDFVELPSQVMENWAAEPEVLKMYAKHYQTGAVIPDALIDKLQKSGTFDQGFATVEYLAASLLDMEYHTQPGAIAQDATAFEANAMKKIGLTNSIIPRYRSTYFNHIFAGGYSAGYYSYIWSGVLDTDAFEAFKSTSLFNQEKAKAFRKYILEKGGTEDPMTLYKKFRGEEPNITPLLNKRGLNNGVKPLKN, encoded by the coding sequence ATGATTACAAAAACTGTTCTGATTCTTACAACTGTAGGAATGTCTTTAATTTCAGGGAACGAGGACAAGTCTAAGCGAAACGGCGACCCGACCAATCCGCTTTTGGCTACTTACAACACCCCTTACGAAGTCCCTCCTTTTCATTTAATTAAAAATGAACATTTTAAACCGGCTTTACTGGAAGGTATTAAAATTCACCAACAAGAAATTGATGCCATTGCCAACAATCCGGCCAAACCCACTTTTGACAACACTATTCTGGCATTGGAAAATTCCGGTCAGTTATTAAATCGGGTTGCAACTGTTTTCGGCAATTTAAGTTCGGCCAACACAAACGATCAGCTTCAGGCGATCGCACAGGAAATGGCGCCGATTTCTTCGAAACACAATGACAACATTTACCTGAACGAAAAATTATTTGCGCGTGTAAAAGCGGTTTGGGATGCCCGAAAAACATTAAAATTAACTCCGGAACAATCTCGTTTACTGGAGAAAAAATACAAAGCATTTGTGCGCAGCGGTGCTAATCTTTCGGAAACCGACAAAGAAAAACTGCGTAAAATCAATAGTGATTTATCCTTGTTGTCTTTAAAATTTGGTAATAACATTTTAAAAGAGAACAATGCTTACGAACTGGTAATTGACAAAAAAGCTGATTTAGCCGGTTTACCCGACGAACTGATCCTTGCGGCGGCTGCCAAAGCCAAAGCTTCCGGTAAAGACGGAAAATGGGTATTTACATTAAGCAATTCCAGTGTAATGCCTTTTTTACAGTATGCTTCCAATCGCGAATTACGCAAACAGATCTGGACAGCTTACCAAAACCGCGGTAACAACAACAATGAGCTGGATAACAAACAAAATGTAATCCAGATGGCCAATCTACGTGGAGAGAAAGCGCGATTATTAGGTTATAAAAATCATGCTGCCTACGTATTAGAAGAAAGTATGGCCAAAACGCCGGAAAAAGCAACCGAATTACTAAATAAACTTTGGAAACCGGCTCTAGAAAAAGCTAAATTGGAAACAGCCGATATTAAAAAAATGATGGTTGCCGATGGAATTTCCGAAGATGTACAACCTTATGACTGGCGTTATTATGCTGAAAAAATACGTAAGGAACGTTACAATCTGGATGAACAGGAAGTAAAACCGTATTTCAGCATTGAAAATGTACAGAAAGGGATTTTTAAGGTGACCGAAAATCTTTACGGATTAAAATTCGAAGAGTTAAAAGACGTTCCGAAATATCACGAAGATGTAACGGTATGGAAAGTTTTGGAAAAAGACGGAACACAAGTCGGTACTCTTTATATGGATTTCTATTCCCGTTCTTCTAAAAACGGCGGTGCCTGGATGACTTCTTACCGCGCTCAGAAAATGGAAAACGGAAAACGTATTCCTCCGGTAATTTCAATTGTTTGTAATTATTCAAAACCAATTGGCAATACACCTACTTTATTGACATTTGATGAAACGACAACGTTCTTCCATGAATTCGGTCACGCCTTACACGGATTATTATCCAACGTAAATTACCAAAGTATGGCCGGAACTTCCGTACCAAGAGACTTTGTAGAATTACCTTCACAGGTTATGGAAAACTGGGCAGCAGAACCGGAAGTACTGAAAATGTATGCTAAACATTATCAAACCGGAGCCGTTATTCCGGATGCTTTAATTGACAAATTACAGAAATCAGGCACTTTCGATCAGGGATTTGCAACCGTAGAATATCTTGCCGCTTCTTTACTGGATATGGAATACCATACACAACCCGGAGCTATTGCGCAAGATGCTACGGCATTCGAAGCCAATGCAATGAAAAAAATCGGTTTGACTAATTCGATAATCCCACGTTACAGAAGTACCTATTTCAATCACATTTTCGCAGGTGGTTATTCTGCCGGCTATTATAGCTACATCTGGTCAGGTGTATTGGATACCGATGCATTTGAAGCGTTTAAGAGCACTTCACTATTCAATCAGGAAAAAGCAAAAGCTTTCCGTAAATATATTCTTGAAAAAGGAGGAACAGAAGACCCGATGACCCTTTATAAAAAATTCCGAGGAGAGGAACCCAATATCACTCCGCTATTAAACAAACGCGGTTTAAATAATGGAGTCAAACCTTTGAAAAACTAG